Proteins from a single region of Caloramator sp. E03:
- the thiC gene encoding phosphomethylpyrimidine synthase ThiC, with the protein MNKTQLEYAKEKIFTQEMGKAFLHEEINKDEFLDNISNGKIVIPANKNRKREKYYAIGKGCLVKINVNIGVSSECGNFDEEIKKLELCREFNVESVMDLSSGKNSKEFRKMLLKNYDFIVGTVPVYDTAILHDDFTKVDVKQILELIEMQAEEGVDFFTLHAGINRKAIERFKNNNRIMKIVSRGGGMIYNWMMKNDRENPFYEYYDEILKICKKHDVTLSLGDSLRPGCVFDSTDALQIEELINLGELTKRAWDEGVQVMIEGPGHMRANEIAANMVLEKKLCKDAPFYVLGPLTTDIGAGYDHISGAMGALIAALNGADFLCYLTPAEHLRLPSINDVKEGIIAFKLAAHSANIAKGFKKPLERDYKMSTARKNMDWEEMFKWGIDEKKMREYKKDDNKYCTMCGKLCPVKNVK; encoded by the coding sequence ATGAATAAAACACAGCTTGAATATGCAAAAGAAAAAATATTTACTCAGGAGATGGGAAAGGCATTTTTGCATGAAGAAATAAATAAAGATGAGTTTTTAGATAATATTTCAAATGGAAAAATAGTTATTCCAGCAAACAAAAACAGAAAACGTGAAAAATACTATGCAATAGGTAAAGGATGCCTTGTTAAGATAAATGTAAATATAGGTGTTTCAAGCGAATGTGGAAACTTTGATGAAGAAATAAAAAAGCTTGAGCTCTGCAGGGAATTTAATGTTGAATCGGTTATGGATCTTTCAAGTGGGAAGAATTCAAAAGAGTTTAGAAAAATGCTTTTAAAAAATTATGATTTTATAGTAGGTACAGTTCCTGTGTATGATACTGCAATTTTACATGATGATTTTACAAAGGTTGATGTAAAGCAAATACTTGAGCTTATTGAAATGCAGGCAGAAGAGGGCGTTGACTTTTTTACCCTTCATGCAGGAATAAACAGAAAAGCAATTGAAAGGTTTAAGAATAATAATAGGATTATGAAGATTGTATCCCGCGGCGGAGGGATGATATATAACTGGATGATGAAAAACGATAGGGAGAATCCTTTTTATGAATACTATGATGAAATATTAAAAATATGTAAAAAACATGATGTTACTCTAAGCCTTGGGGACTCCCTAAGACCTGGATGTGTTTTCGATTCTACTGATGCCCTTCAAATCGAAGAGCTAATAAACTTAGGAGAACTCACCAAAAGGGCATGGGATGAGGGAGTACAGGTAATGATAGAAGGCCCTGGGCACATGAGGGCAAATGAAATTGCAGCAAATATGGTTCTTGAAAAGAAACTCTGCAAAGATGCTCCTTTCTATGTTTTAGGACCTTTAACAACTGATATAGGAGCAGGATATGACCACATATCAGGTGCAATGGGAGCATTAATTGCAGCGTTAAACGGAGCTGATTTCCTTTGCTATTTAACTCCTGCAGAGCACCTTCGCCTTCCAAGCATTAATGATGTTAAAGAAGGAATAATAGCATTTAAACTTGCTGCTCATTCTGCAAATATTGCAAAAGGGTTTAAAAAACCTCTTGAAAGAGATTATAAAATGAGTACTGCAAGGAAAAACATGGATTGGGAAGAAATGTTCAAATGGGGCATAGATGAAAAGAAAATGAGAGAATACAAAAAGGATGATAATAAATACTGCACTATGTGCGGAAAACTTTGCCCTGTCAAAAATGTAAAATAA
- a CDS encoding transposase, translating to MPRLPRILINGCIYHVYQRGNNKEFIFKNDKHKAFLIKQLKEYNKRFDYKVLGYVIMDNHYHLIIRTNNDYIDKIMFNINSVVAKFINRELQRTGHVYESRYGCEVVDNDPYLIWLLRYVHRNPVRAGICEKVTDYRWSSNIFYQRNINSFVDINFILNILSSNRFEAIKKYLNLMDISGCDNDKIKDFDFIKSAFRLDDVNKNTNSNKVDDFQRLTLNDIFNSINIPEDIRELILKGSRGKSLIPYKIEFIKLALYNKYSLYEIGNFLNTSADALRKFRNYHKINVE from the coding sequence ATGCCAAGATTACCAAGAATATTGATTAATGGCTGTATTTATCATGTTTATCAAAGAGGGAATAATAAAGAATTTATATTTAAAAACGACAAACACAAAGCATTTTTAATAAAACAATTGAAAGAATATAATAAAAGATTTGACTATAAAGTATTAGGATATGTTATTATGGACAATCATTATCATTTAATTATTAGAACTAACAATGATTACATTGATAAGATTATGTTTAATATAAACAGTGTTGTGGCAAAATTCATAAATAGAGAACTTCAGCGAACTGGACATGTTTATGAAAGCAGATATGGATGTGAAGTTGTAGATAATGATCCATATCTTATATGGCTTCTGCGATATGTGCATAGAAATCCTGTAAGGGCAGGAATTTGTGAAAAAGTAACAGATTACAGATGGAGTAGCAATATTTTTTATCAGCGCAATATAAATAGTTTTGTTGACATAAACTTTATATTAAATATTTTGTCTTCAAATAGGTTTGAAGCTATAAAAAAATATTTAAACCTCATGGATATATCAGGGTGTGACAATGATAAAATAAAGGATTTTGATTTTATAAAGTCAGCTTTTAGATTAGATGATGTCAATAAGAATACAAATTCTAATAAGGTTGATGATTTTCAAAGATTAACCTTAAATGATATTTTTAATTCAATTAATATTCCTGAAGATATAAGAGAACTTATTTTAAAGGGAAGCAGGGGAAAATCACTAATTCCATATAAAATAGAATTTATTAAGCTAGCACTTTATAATAAATATTCCCTATATGAAATAGGGAATTTTCTAAATACTTCTGCAGATGCTTTAAGGAAATTTCGCAACTATCATAAAATCAATGTTGAATAA
- a CDS encoding polysaccharide biosynthesis tyrosine autokinase: MDEENVIDLRDIINILKKRKWIIVYASTLTVTATLIISLFFINPKYESKASIVIVKEDARIFYEDRYTQSDILMYQKLLKTYCEIAKSNLVIDKTAEEFPQYKSEEIKKMVSAVPMVDTQIIELKAKCNSPSLAQNIVNTYAKNFIEESMKVLPAGDLKLLDSGKYMDKIVSPNYKLNLSIAFVIGIMMSVGIIFLLEYIDTKIKSKEQIEREIKLPVLVEISNSKSMSILNFCENLFFSERFFELESFKLLKNTLQYSKDLKEKKSFLISSIKEGEGKTTIALNLAVNLSLEGKKTLLMDFNMLHPSISSLFNIAEDEKQLFEKTQLDNLYVFSISTIKSANRKEILYSRLEEIFDLAYKNFDYIIVDTPSAAHLSYIQDISRFTDGCIFVIKEGLVDMKEFLNTKEILERTSVNIVGTVLNKEINLKYTRENAFKRKNFNLYTKQFRKGEYICQGKAR; encoded by the coding sequence ATGGACGAAGAAAATGTGATCGATTTACGAGATATAATAAACATTTTAAAAAAAAGAAAATGGATAATAGTCTATGCCTCAACTCTTACAGTAACTGCAACTTTAATAATCAGTCTTTTTTTTATTAATCCAAAGTATGAAAGCAAAGCAAGTATAGTAATCGTAAAGGAAGATGCAAGAATATTTTATGAGGACAGATATACTCAAAGCGACATTTTAATGTATCAAAAACTTCTAAAAACCTACTGTGAAATTGCAAAATCCAATTTAGTAATTGATAAGACTGCAGAGGAATTTCCACAATACAAAAGCGAAGAGATAAAAAAAATGGTAAGTGCTGTACCCATGGTAGATACTCAAATAATAGAACTTAAGGCAAAATGCAATAGCCCCTCCCTTGCCCAAAACATAGTAAACACTTATGCAAAAAATTTTATCGAAGAATCCATGAAAGTTCTTCCTGCAGGGGATCTTAAGCTGCTTGATAGTGGTAAATATATGGACAAGATAGTATCCCCAAACTATAAGCTGAACCTATCTATAGCCTTTGTTATAGGGATCATGATGTCGGTAGGAATAATATTTCTTCTCGAATATATTGATACAAAAATAAAAAGCAAGGAGCAGATTGAAAGAGAAATAAAACTTCCTGTATTAGTAGAAATATCAAATTCAAAAAGTATGTCGATTTTAAATTTTTGTGAAAATCTCTTTTTTAGCGAAAGGTTCTTCGAATTAGAAAGCTTTAAACTATTAAAAAATACTCTGCAATATTCAAAAGACTTAAAAGAAAAAAAGAGCTTTTTAATAAGCAGTATAAAGGAGGGAGAAGGGAAAACAACAATAGCTTTAAATCTTGCTGTAAATCTTTCCCTTGAGGGCAAAAAAACTCTTTTGATGGATTTTAATATGCTTCATCCATCAATAAGCAGTTTATTTAACATTGCTGAAGACGAAAAGCAACTTTTCGAAAAAACTCAACTTGATAACCTTTATGTTTTTTCAATCTCTACAATAAAATCAGCTAATAGAAAAGAAATTCTATATAGTAGATTAGAAGAAATTTTTGATTTAGCCTATAAAAACTTTGATTATATAATAGTTGACACACCTTCAGCTGCACATCTTAGCTACATACAAGACATCTCTCGCTTCACAGATGGTTGTATATTCGTTATTAAAGAAGGATTGGTAGACATGAAGGAATTTTTAAATACAAAAGAAATATTAGAAAGAACCAGTGTAAATATAGTAGGAACTGTTTTAAACAAAGAGATAAATCTAAAATATACAAGGGAAAATGCATTCAAAAGAAAAAATTTCAATCTATACACAAAACAATTTAGAAAGGGAGAATATATATGTCAAGGAAAAGCACGTTAA